In Niallia sp. FSL W8-0635, one genomic interval encodes:
- a CDS encoding response regulator transcription factor yields MKKKVLVVDDEQSIVTLLKYNLQQAGYDVLTAMDGEEGLNLALTANPDVILLDLMLPKKDGMDVCKELRQQKVLTPILMLTAKDDEFDKVLGLELGADDYMTKPFSPREVIARIKAVLRRIQMQVPTSSDEVDEDEDDGIKIAELKVLPNYYEAYFKGELLELTPKEFELLLYLVKNKGRVLTRDQLLSAVWNYDFVGDTRIVDVHISHLREKIEENTKKPIYIKTIRGLGYKLEEPK; encoded by the coding sequence ATGAAGAAAAAGGTTTTAGTAGTAGATGATGAACAATCTATCGTAACTTTACTTAAGTATAATTTGCAACAGGCGGGGTATGATGTATTGACTGCCATGGATGGAGAAGAAGGATTGAATCTAGCTTTAACTGCTAATCCAGACGTCATCTTACTTGATTTAATGTTGCCAAAAAAAGATGGGATGGATGTTTGTAAAGAACTACGCCAACAGAAAGTGTTAACTCCAATATTAATGTTGACAGCTAAAGATGATGAGTTTGATAAGGTTTTAGGATTAGAGCTTGGTGCAGACGATTATATGACGAAGCCTTTTAGTCCGAGAGAAGTTATTGCTCGAATAAAAGCTGTTCTAAGACGAATACAGATGCAAGTTCCAACATCTTCTGATGAAGTAGATGAAGATGAGGATGACGGCATTAAAATTGCAGAGTTAAAAGTACTGCCTAATTATTATGAAGCCTATTTCAAAGGAGAGCTATTGGAGTTAACTCCAAAAGAATTTGAGCTATTATTATATCTTGTGAAAAACAAAGGAAGAGTTTTAACAAGGGATCAGCTATTAAGTGCAGTTTGGAACTATGACTTTGTAGGCGATACAAGAATTGTAGATGTACATATTAGTCATTTACGTGAAAAAATTGAAGAAAATACGAAAAAGCCTATATATATTAAAACAATACGTGGATTAGGCTATAAATTAGAGGAACCAAAGTAA
- the mdh gene encoding malate dehydrogenase, with product MMVKRKKISVIGGGFTGSTTAFLLAQKELGDIVLLDVPRNENSTKGKALDMFEASPVQGFDANIIGTSDYKDTADSDIVVITAGIARKPGMSRDDLVQTNQSIMKSVTREIVQYSPNCIIIVLTNPVDAMTYTVYKESGFPKNRVIGQSGVLDTARFRSFVAMELNLSVKDITGFVLGGHGDDMVPLIRYSYAGGIPLESLIPKHRLEEIIERTRNGGAEIVNLLGNGSAYYAPAASIVDMCEAIIKSQRRVLPTIAYLEGEYGYNDLYLGVPTILGGNGIEQVIELDLTEDEKAALDKSVHSVRNVLTVLN from the coding sequence ATTATGGTTAAGCGAAAGAAAATTTCAGTCATTGGTGGAGGGTTTACTGGATCCACAACGGCATTTCTACTTGCTCAAAAAGAGCTTGGAGATATTGTTTTATTAGATGTTCCGCGAAATGAAAATTCAACAAAAGGTAAAGCGCTAGATATGTTTGAAGCGAGTCCTGTACAAGGGTTCGATGCAAATATTATTGGAACATCTGATTATAAGGATACTGCAGATTCTGATATTGTCGTAATTACAGCTGGCATCGCAAGAAAGCCAGGTATGAGTCGAGATGATCTTGTGCAGACAAATCAATCCATTATGAAATCAGTAACAAGGGAAATAGTTCAATATTCACCAAATTGTATCATTATTGTGCTTACGAATCCTGTAGATGCCATGACTTATACTGTTTATAAGGAATCAGGTTTTCCGAAAAATAGAGTTATTGGCCAGTCAGGTGTCTTAGATACAGCTCGCTTTCGAAGCTTTGTTGCAATGGAACTAAACCTCTCTGTTAAAGATATTACAGGATTTGTATTAGGAGGACACGGAGATGATATGGTTCCGCTTATACGCTATTCGTATGCAGGTGGTATCCCATTAGAATCGCTCATTCCTAAACATAGATTGGAAGAGATTATTGAAAGAACAAGAAATGGCGGAGCTGAAATCGTAAATCTACTTGGCAATGGAAGCGCTTATTATGCTCCTGCTGCTTCAATAGTTGATATGTGTGAGGCAATTATCAAAAGTCAAAGGCGTGTCCTTCCAACTATCGCATATTTAGAAGGAGAGTACGGGTATAACGATCTTTATCTAGGCGTACCCACTATTTTAGGCGGCAATGGAATCGAACAAGTTATAGAACTTGATTTAACAGAAGATGAAAAAGCAGCATTAGACAAATCCGTTCATTCCGTTCGTAATGTATTGACAGTACTTAATTAA
- the icd gene encoding NADP-dependent isocitrate dehydrogenase encodes MQGEKITVVDGVLNVPANPIVPYIEGDGIGPDIWAASSRVLDAAVEKAYNGEKKIVWKEVLAGEKAFNETGEWLPSETLDVIKEYLIAIKGPLTTPVGGGIRSLNVALRQELDLFVCLRPVRWFEGVPSPVKRPQDTDMVIFRENTEDIYAGIEYEKGSEAVSKLISFLQTEMGVNKIRFPETSGIGIKPISEEGTSRLVRGAINYAIKEGRKSVTLVHKGNIMKYTEGAFKNWGYELAEKEFGDKVFTWAQYDRIKEEQGSDAANKAQAQAEAEGKIIVKDSIADIFLQQILTRPKEFDVVATMNLNGDYISDALAAQVGGIGIAPGANINYETGHAIFEATHGTAPKYAGLDKVNPSSVILSGVLMLEHLGWTEAAQLVIQSVEKTIASKVVTYDFARLMDGATEVKCSEFGDELIKNMG; translated from the coding sequence ATGCAAGGAGAAAAAATTACAGTAGTAGATGGAGTATTAAATGTACCAGCAAATCCAATTGTTCCTTATATCGAAGGAGACGGAATTGGACCAGATATTTGGGCAGCGTCATCAAGAGTATTGGATGCTGCTGTTGAAAAAGCATACAACGGCGAAAAGAAAATTGTTTGGAAAGAAGTTTTGGCTGGGGAAAAAGCATTTAATGAAACGGGAGAATGGTTACCTTCTGAAACATTAGATGTTATTAAAGAATATTTAATTGCAATTAAAGGCCCTTTAACTACACCAGTTGGCGGAGGTATTCGTTCTTTAAACGTTGCTCTACGTCAAGAATTAGATCTTTTTGTTTGTTTACGTCCAGTAAGATGGTTTGAAGGAGTTCCATCTCCTGTAAAAAGACCTCAGGATACAGATATGGTTATTTTCCGTGAAAATACGGAAGATATTTACGCTGGAATTGAGTATGAAAAAGGCTCGGAAGCGGTTTCTAAATTGATTAGCTTTTTACAAACAGAGATGGGCGTTAATAAAATTAGATTTCCTGAAACATCTGGAATTGGGATTAAACCAATCTCAGAAGAAGGAACAAGTCGTTTAGTAAGAGGTGCGATTAATTATGCGATTAAAGAAGGTCGTAAATCCGTAACTCTAGTACATAAAGGGAACATTATGAAATATACAGAGGGTGCGTTTAAAAACTGGGGTTATGAACTAGCAGAAAAGGAATTTGGCGATAAAGTATTTACTTGGGCTCAGTATGATCGTATTAAAGAAGAGCAAGGTTCTGATGCGGCCAATAAAGCACAAGCTCAGGCAGAAGCAGAAGGGAAAATTATTGTCAAAGATTCAATTGCTGATATTTTCCTTCAACAAATTCTAACTCGTCCGAAAGAATTTGACGTTGTTGCTACAATGAATTTAAACGGAGATTATATTTCTGATGCTTTAGCGGCGCAGGTTGGTGGAATCGGTATTGCTCCTGGAGCAAATATAAATTATGAAACAGGCCATGCAATTTTTGAAGCAACACATGGAACTGCTCCGAAATATGCTGGGTTAGATAAAGTAAATCCATCTTCTGTTATTCTTTCAGGTGTTCTAATGTTGGAACATTTAGGATGGACAGAAGCGGCTCAATTGGTTATTCAATCTGTTGAAAAAACAATTGCTTCTAAAGTCGTTACCTATGACTTTGCTCGTCTGATGGACGGCGCAACAGAAGTGAAATGTTCAGAATTCGGTGATGAATTAATTAAGAACATGGGTTAA
- the citZ gene encoding citrate synthase encodes MAVTKGLEGIIATTSSISSIIDDSLAYVGYDIDVLAENSSFEEVVYLLWHQKLPNDTELAKLKQELADNAEIPASLIEQMKLIPLDKVHPMAVLRSSVSLLGTYDDSADSMDSESNYLKAVRLQAKIPTIVTAFSRLRKGLEPISPRKDLGFAANFLYMLNGKEPEPIAIEAFNKALVLHADHELNASTFTARVCVATLSDVYSGVTSAIGALKGPLHGGANEAVMKMLTEIGSIENVEPYIKDKMAKKEKIMGFGHRVYRKGDPRAKHLKEMARKLTQLTGEPQLYDMSIKIESLLKEEKNLVPNVDFFSASVYHSLGIDHDLFTPIFAVSRVSGWLAHILEQYENNRLIRPRADYVGPERLVYVPVHQR; translated from the coding sequence ATGGCTGTTACAAAAGGGCTTGAGGGAATTATTGCTACAACATCTTCTATCAGTTCCATCATAGATGATTCACTTGCTTATGTTGGTTATGATATTGATGTATTAGCAGAGAATTCCAGTTTTGAAGAAGTGGTATATTTATTATGGCATCAAAAGCTACCAAACGATACCGAATTGGCAAAACTAAAACAAGAATTAGCAGACAATGCGGAAATACCTGCCTCTTTGATTGAACAAATGAAATTAATCCCATTAGATAAGGTACATCCAATGGCTGTACTTCGTTCAAGTGTATCTTTATTAGGAACATATGATGATAGTGCAGATAGTATGGATTCTGAATCAAACTATTTAAAAGCAGTAAGACTTCAGGCGAAAATTCCAACAATCGTCACTGCTTTTTCAAGATTAAGAAAAGGTCTAGAACCAATTTCTCCAAGAAAAGATTTAGGATTTGCCGCTAATTTCCTTTATATGCTGAATGGAAAAGAGCCAGAGCCAATTGCTATTGAGGCTTTTAATAAAGCACTCGTTCTTCATGCTGATCATGAGTTAAACGCCTCTACGTTTACAGCTAGAGTATGTGTTGCGACTCTATCTGATGTATATTCAGGGGTTACGTCGGCTATTGGAGCGTTAAAAGGCCCGCTGCATGGTGGTGCAAACGAAGCTGTTATGAAGATGTTAACAGAAATAGGAAGTATTGAAAATGTAGAGCCATATATTAAAGATAAAATGGCTAAGAAAGAAAAGATAATGGGATTTGGTCATCGAGTATATCGAAAGGGCGATCCTCGTGCTAAGCATTTAAAGGAAATGGCAAGAAAATTAACACAATTAACAGGCGAACCTCAGTTATATGATATGAGTATTAAGATTGAGAGTCTGCTAAAGGAAGAGAAAAATTTAGTGCCAAATGTAGATTTCTTTTCTGCATCTGTTTATCATAGTCTAGGTATTGACCATGATTTATTTACACCAATTTTTGCTGTAAGTAGGGTATCGGGCTGGCTTGCTCATATTCTGGAGCAGTATGAGAATAATCGTCTTATTCGCCCAAGAGCAGATTATGTAGGACCAGAACGTTTGGTATATGTACCAGTTCATCAACGCTAA
- a CDS encoding DUF441 domain-containing protein translates to MFLFSQPYLFLYLLLAIALVAKNNSLIIAVLFLLVLKLIGIDSKFFSLIQSKGINWGVTIITIAVLVPIATGDIGFKDLSATFKSPYAWIALISGIMVALLAKGGVNLLADSPEITTALVLGTILSVSVFNGVAVGPLIGAGIAYAAIKVVEWIT, encoded by the coding sequence ATGTTTTTATTTAGTCAACCATATTTATTTTTATATTTACTCTTGGCAATTGCACTTGTTGCTAAAAATAATTCTTTGATTATTGCCGTTCTTTTCTTATTAGTACTGAAACTGATTGGAATAGATAGTAAATTTTTTTCATTGATCCAATCAAAGGGAATTAATTGGGGAGTGACAATTATTACGATTGCGGTTCTCGTACCAATTGCAACTGGTGATATTGGATTTAAGGACCTATCTGCTACTTTTAAATCCCCGTATGCCTGGATTGCCTTAATTTCTGGAATCATGGTAGCGCTACTAGCAAAAGGTGGAGTAAATTTATTAGCTGATTCACCTGAAATTACGACAGCGCTTGTTCTAGGAACAATATTATCTGTATCTGTCTTTAATGGGGTTGCTGTTGGACCGTTAATTGGCGCAGGAATTGCTTATGCTGCCATAAAAGTAGTAGAGTGGATTACTTAA
- the ytvI gene encoding sporulation integral membrane protein YtvI: MNFTYLYRTIRFIVVIIATILLFVSIFYLSKVTYPFIIGFLIAFLMNPLVNFLQFKCKLPRSFAVILSILLILSVFAGLVSLLIAEIVAGAAYLGEVVPKHIDIIIRYIEDLFAAQIIPLYNNISQTFDNLGTGQQDTIMTNINKVGEQVGTVMGDFLQSFFFNIPIILSWFPNAASVLIFSLLATFFISKDWARLSLKFGKFFPSKWLTSGKTVFFELKKALVGFIKAQLTLVSITTVIILIGLLILRVDYAITIALLTGIVDIIPYLGTGLIFVPWIIYEIITGQIVLAIGLSVLYIIVLVQRQIMEPKILSSNIGLDPLATLISLFVGFKLFGFIGLIIGPVSLVIITTLHRANVFHDIWRFIKGESEIPK; the protein is encoded by the coding sequence TTGAATTTCACTTATCTTTACCGTACGATTCGGTTTATAGTAGTAATTATTGCTACCATCCTATTATTTGTCAGCATCTTTTATTTATCCAAAGTAACCTATCCTTTTATTATAGGATTTCTTATTGCGTTTTTAATGAACCCGCTTGTGAATTTTCTGCAATTCAAGTGCAAATTGCCCAGATCTTTTGCCGTTATTTTAAGCATTCTTCTCATTTTATCCGTTTTTGCTGGTTTAGTTTCCTTATTAATAGCAGAAATAGTCGCTGGTGCTGCATATCTAGGAGAAGTAGTACCAAAACATATTGATATCATCATTCGCTATATAGAAGATTTATTCGCAGCTCAAATCATTCCATTATATAATAATATATCGCAAACATTTGATAACCTTGGAACCGGACAACAAGATACTATCATGACAAATATAAATAAAGTTGGCGAACAGGTAGGAACGGTTATGGGAGATTTTTTACAATCTTTTTTCTTCAATATTCCCATTATCCTCTCTTGGTTTCCTAATGCAGCCAGTGTTCTCATCTTTTCTTTATTAGCAACATTTTTTATTAGTAAAGATTGGGCACGATTATCTTTAAAGTTCGGAAAATTTTTTCCTTCTAAATGGCTAACTAGCGGAAAAACAGTATTCTTTGAATTAAAGAAAGCTTTAGTTGGATTTATTAAAGCACAATTAACACTAGTTTCAATCACGACTGTTATTATTCTAATCGGCCTACTAATCCTTCGAGTGGATTACGCCATTACGATCGCACTATTAACTGGAATAGTGGATATTATCCCTTATTTAGGTACAGGATTAATATTTGTTCCTTGGATTATTTATGAAATTATCACGGGACAAATTGTGCTTGCTATCGGGTTATCTGTCCTGTATATTATCGTACTTGTCCAACGGCAAATAATGGAGCCAAAAATTCTTTCTTCAAACATTGGGCTCGATCCATTAGCAACATTAATTTCTTTATTTGTTGGTTTTAAGCTTTTTGGATTTATCGGGTTAATTATTGGTCCTGTTTCCTTAGTTATTATCACTACCTTACATAGAGCAAATGTATTTCATGACATTTGGAGATTTATTAAAGGAGAAAGTGAAATACCTAAATAA
- a CDS encoding aldo/keto reductase, translated as MNYRDLGNTGLKISEVSFGTWAIGGSWGKVDDSEALKSLDMAIEKGVNFFDTADVYGDGHSEELLAKVTKGKEDQIHIATKFCRGGDIFSRDTYSLDSVRQYCENSLKRLEREAIDLYQIHCPPTEILKDGQVFEVLDKLQQEGKIRNYGVSVETVEEGLICLQNPNVKALQVIFNIFRQKPLEVLIPEAEKKGVGILVRLPLASGLLTGKFTKDHTFDEDDHRNFNENGEAFNVGETFAGLGFAKGVELANELTWIANGRQSMATAALRWILDQQGISCVIPGFKNRQQIVENLKALEEKTFNEEELQTLRTFYEEKVKNAIRGPY; from the coding sequence TTGAATTATAGAGATTTAGGAAACACAGGTCTAAAAATCAGTGAAGTAAGTTTCGGTACATGGGCTATTGGTGGTTCATGGGGGAAAGTCGATGACAGCGAAGCATTAAAATCCTTAGACATGGCGATTGAAAAAGGTGTGAATTTTTTTGATACAGCCGATGTGTATGGGGACGGTCACAGTGAAGAGCTACTTGCCAAAGTAACGAAAGGAAAAGAGGACCAAATTCATATTGCGACGAAATTTTGTCGTGGAGGAGATATTTTTTCGAGGGATACCTATTCCTTAGATAGTGTTCGACAGTATTGTGAAAATAGCTTGAAACGACTAGAGAGAGAAGCAATTGATTTATATCAAATTCATTGTCCACCAACTGAAATTTTAAAAGATGGTCAGGTATTTGAAGTACTTGATAAATTACAGCAAGAAGGCAAAATTCGCAATTATGGAGTAAGTGTTGAAACAGTTGAAGAGGGGCTTATTTGTTTGCAAAATCCTAATGTTAAGGCTTTGCAAGTTATATTTAATATTTTCCGTCAGAAACCTCTTGAGGTTTTAATTCCTGAAGCAGAGAAAAAAGGGGTAGGTATCCTCGTAAGACTTCCCCTAGCAAGTGGGTTACTTACTGGGAAATTTACGAAAGATCATACTTTTGATGAAGATGATCATCGTAATTTTAATGAAAATGGAGAAGCGTTTAATGTAGGGGAAACCTTTGCAGGGCTTGGTTTTGCAAAAGGTGTAGAATTAGCCAATGAACTTACTTGGATTGCAAATGGACGTCAATCCATGGCTACAGCAGCATTAAGGTGGATATTAGATCAGCAAGGTATTTCCTGTGTCATTCCTGGATTTAAAAATCGTCAGCAAATTGTTGAAAACTTAAAGGCCTTAGAGGAAAAAACATTTAATGAAGAGGAATTACAAACTTTAAGAACTTTTTATGAAGAAAAGGTTAAAAACGCAATTAGAGGTCCTTACTAA
- a CDS encoding ROK family transcriptional regulator: protein MHVTWNQQLVKKENKSLCLYLIKNNAPISRAEISQQTGLTKGTVSTLVSELIDEQLINESGHGESSGGRRPVMLLFNQQAGYSIGIDLGVNYILGILTDLQGNIIYKCNEKYVNFTYEDTLQIIKNIITSLIKNAPKSPYGVIGIGVGAPGIINIEGEILIAPNLGWKNVCLKKELEEHFHLPVLVENEANAGAYGEKEFGLGQPYQNLIYVSAGIGIGAGIIINGELYKGALGYSGEIGHMTIQKDGMECRCGNKGCWELYASEQYLLSKATELKLGEGETLHLNDLIELADQGNHVAINLFHEVGDHLGAGIINIINTFNPEQIIIGNRLTLAKKWIEPQVKKMIHNHTLPFHHSKLTIHFSDIDFSSSALGSAAFATENFLKFMLQPD, encoded by the coding sequence ATGCATGTTACTTGGAATCAGCAATTAGTTAAAAAAGAAAATAAATCACTCTGTTTGTATTTAATTAAAAACAATGCTCCTATTTCACGTGCAGAAATTTCTCAACAAACAGGATTAACTAAAGGTACGGTTTCCACTTTAGTATCAGAGCTTATTGACGAACAATTAATCAATGAATCAGGTCATGGTGAATCAAGTGGAGGTAGACGACCTGTCATGCTGCTATTTAATCAACAAGCTGGCTATTCAATTGGTATAGACCTAGGTGTGAATTATATTTTAGGGATTTTAACCGATTTACAAGGAAATATCATCTATAAATGCAATGAAAAGTATGTGAATTTCACTTATGAAGATACATTACAGATTATCAAAAATATCATTACTTCTTTGATTAAGAATGCCCCTAAATCTCCCTATGGTGTGATTGGCATAGGAGTTGGAGCACCTGGGATTATTAATATAGAAGGAGAAATTCTAATTGCTCCAAATCTTGGATGGAAAAATGTTTGCCTTAAGAAAGAACTAGAAGAACACTTTCATCTTCCAGTCCTAGTTGAAAATGAAGCAAATGCAGGAGCATATGGTGAAAAGGAATTTGGTTTAGGACAACCTTATCAAAATCTTATCTATGTAAGCGCGGGAATTGGAATTGGTGCTGGAATTATTATAAATGGAGAATTGTATAAGGGAGCTCTTGGTTATTCTGGTGAAATTGGTCATATGACGATTCAAAAAGATGGAATGGAATGTCGGTGTGGCAATAAAGGCTGCTGGGAACTATATGCTTCCGAACAATATCTATTATCTAAAGCTACTGAATTAAAACTAGGAGAGGGAGAAACCCTTCATTTAAATGACTTGATTGAGCTTGCTGATCAAGGTAATCATGTTGCAATTAATTTATTCCATGAAGTTGGCGATCATTTAGGTGCTGGAATTATTAACATCATTAATACCTTTAATCCAGAGCAAATCATTATTGGCAATCGTCTTACCTTAGCAAAAAAATGGATAGAGCCCCAAGTGAAAAAGATGATACACAATCATACTTTACCTTTTCACCATTCTAAGCTTACTATCCATTTCTCTGATATTGATTTTTCTTCTTCTGCATTAGGTTCTGCAGCCTTTGCAACAGAGAATTTCCTTAAATTTATGCTGCAACCAGATTGA
- a CDS encoding glycosyl hydrolase family 8 — protein sequence MSGAFHTDKYRNVFKEMGYKDTAIQKKLEDAWKQIFYGDEDTRIYYPSSDGGYLLDTGNLDVRTEGMSYGMMIAVQLDKKEEFDRIWKWTKEHMYMQTGENAGYFAWSCNPDGSKRSFGPAPDGEEFFALALFFAAHRWGDGEEPFNYSQQARDLLRTCLHKGEDGNGYSMWNLDNKLIKFVPNCEFTDPSYHLPHFYELFACWAYPEDQVFWKEAAKASREYLTLACHPETGLAPEYAYYDGKPNNEKGYGHFYSDSYRVAGNIGLDYEWFRGSEWERQTANNIQNFFADIDPGDYRRYTIDGVSFSEKSLHPIGLIATNAMASLAADGPNAHRMVELFWNTPIRKGERRYYDNCLYFFSLLALSGNFRIWKPKE from the coding sequence ATGAGTGGAGCGTTTCATACAGATAAATATCGGAATGTTTTTAAAGAGATGGGTTATAAAGATACGGCTATCCAGAAAAAATTAGAGGATGCGTGGAAACAAATTTTTTATGGAGATGAGGACACGAGAATCTATTATCCTTCTAGTGATGGAGGCTATTTATTAGATACAGGTAATCTAGATGTTAGAACAGAAGGTATGTCTTATGGAATGATGATTGCTGTCCAGCTAGATAAAAAAGAAGAATTTGATCGAATTTGGAAGTGGACGAAGGAGCATATGTACATGCAAACTGGAGAAAATGCTGGTTACTTCGCTTGGTCCTGTAATCCAGACGGATCGAAGCGATCATTTGGGCCAGCGCCTGATGGAGAAGAGTTTTTTGCACTTGCCTTATTTTTTGCAGCTCATCGTTGGGGCGATGGCGAAGAACCTTTTAACTATAGCCAACAAGCAAGAGATTTATTGCGAACTTGCCTGCATAAGGGCGAAGATGGGAACGGTTATTCCATGTGGAATTTAGATAATAAGCTAATAAAGTTTGTCCCTAATTGTGAATTTACTGATCCATCCTACCATCTTCCTCATTTCTATGAATTATTTGCTTGCTGGGCATATCCAGAAGATCAAGTGTTTTGGAAGGAAGCGGCAAAGGCAAGCCGTGAATATTTGACACTAGCTTGTCATCCAGAAACAGGTCTAGCGCCTGAATACGCATATTATGATGGGAAACCAAATAATGAAAAGGGCTATGGTCATTTTTATAGCGACTCTTATCGTGTTGCTGGGAATATCGGTCTTGATTATGAATGGTTTAGAGGAAGTGAGTGGGAGAGACAAACGGCTAATAACATTCAGAACTTTTTCGCAGATATCGATCCTGGAGATTACCGGAGATATACAATCGATGGAGTTTCATTTTCTGAAAAATCACTTCATCCAATAGGGTTAATTGCAACAAATGCAATGGCTTCTTTAGCAGCAGATGGTCCCAATGCGCACAGAATGGTTGAATTATTTTGGAATACACCGATTCGAAAAGGGGAAAGACGTTATTATGATAATTGCCTATATTTCTTTAGCCTACTTGCTTTAAGTGGCAATTTTCGAATTTGGAAGCCCAAAGAATAA